The window ATGTAATATCAGTTAAACTACTTTTTAGTCACTTCCTTGCTGGGGGTGTGACAATCTCACCTGGTGTCATTGGAGAAGAACTCCAGGTAGTCCACTTCTGGGAGTGGCTGGAGctgctcctccagctcctctttAGTTAGGCTTGGTGGCAATCTTCTGATCACAATCTAAAAGAAACGTGACTTCTCCATTAATATACATCAATGAGAAGATAGGACGGCTTTTGTTATAATTAGTTTAAAAATTGTTATAAAATGCTGTTGACGTCTAACatgatacaaaaataacatgctgTTAAATGTAATAGGGTTAAAATAATGGACGTCGTGTCAACACCAAACTACTAGTAGCAAGAAGCTAACCTAACCTAGCCTAGGCTAGCTCAATAGTTTTACCTTTGTCATGGCCTCCTTCTTTTCCTTCAACTTCTCCGCCCTTTCCGCATCATCGCACATTATTTCCACCCTTTTCTCCCTGGGACGAGTGTTTTCCTTGTCTTCCTTCATGTTTTAAATGCTACGTTGGAACTTTGTGTCATTCCCCAGTCAGacttgtttacttttttttagcaAGTTAGCCGAGGTGGGTGTTCTTCTTCGTCGTCTTTTTTTGAAACGCTCGGCGGCGGGCACCCAACTTGACAAGTGCCGTACCGCCATCTAGCggaacttgtgtgtgtgtgtggggggggggggggggggggtcaccaACCACATACAACGAAACCAGGGTTGTCGAACAGTGGGTCGGGTCCCTCAGGGGGcgcgcggtgaactgtcaggggggcgtgagaggcagggaggactttcaatattagtgcagatcTGCCAACATGTCGTACTCTGCATGTTTGACTCTTAAATAGGCTTGTATGCATCACttctctccattttttttgcattttgctggtttgaTTTTCgatttcagtctgtacagtccAGTTAAATAattagatattatcagtttctcaatagcatTTAAAATCGGGAGGGTAGCGAGAAAACATCTCTGTCCCCCACTGGGGGCATgaaagaaaataactgagaaccacttaACTAAACCCACAGATACAAGACACGGTTTCAATGTAAATTTAAATTCAGAATTAGTAATTAATGTTTCAATTTAACAGTATTTCATTTTGGTTACTCACGaggagaagcggtgtagaaaatgaatggatggatggataaatgttgATTTTCGACGTACAGTTAAACAAAGTGCCTATTTATTTCAGAATAAAAACTTTAGAGTAGAAAAAACATAGTCCATATTCTTTTGGGGGTTTTGGTTGGAAGCCAATCAGTCTTAAAATAATGTTCACGATTACGGTGCTATGCTTAACACATGGGGTTATTGTTTGGGGGGCATTTTCGCCTGCTGTTATCTGCTGTTATCTTATTCTGAATATTGCAGCGCGAGAGATACGTTGTTTCTACTTCCGCTAGTGGAAGGACTCGAGTGGGGGCCGCCATCTTGTTAGCTTCCTAGCAAAATAAAGAGCTATCAGTGAATTTGGTGGACATTCAAGTTTCCCTGCCACAATGTGGTATGAAATCCTGCCCGGCTTCGCCATCATGACAGTTTGTCTGATTATCCCTGGCGTCGCCACAGCACAGATCCACAAGTTCACCAACGGTGGAAAGGTGAGGAGGAGGGAgtgatgctaatgctaatgcaaaCAAGACGTGTCCAACGTCAAGTATGtcgtaatattaataaaatatgtgTGTTATGAATCATGTGTGTTTGGTTGACTGTCACGTAGGAAAAGAGAATCGCCCGGCTTCCGTGGCAGTGGTACTTGTTGGAGAGAGACCGGCGAGTGTCGGGAACGGGACAGCACTTTGACTCCAAGGTGAATGTTCTCTGCTGTCAGCATTGGCTACATG of the Dunckerocampus dactyliophorus isolate RoL2022-P2 chromosome 11, RoL_Ddac_1.1, whole genome shotgun sequence genome contains:
- the ndufa1 gene encoding NADH dehydrogenase [ubiquinone] 1 alpha subcomplex subunit 1 — protein: MWYEILPGFAIMTVCLIIPGVATAQIHKFTNGGKEKRIARLPWQWYLLERDRRVSGTGQHFDSKGLENIH